Proteins encoded together in one Drosophila albomicans strain 15112-1751.03 chromosome 2R, ASM965048v2, whole genome shotgun sequence window:
- the LOC117575186 gene encoding uncharacterized protein LOC117575186 isoform X3 — MRIFGKMTRFLQISRCLRYHAPICRPHRLLHGSCKQWKKICSNCASWQPPLLMEIRPHLPMRIHVQLFTTRTTNVFTFNNASDMLRKRICFTGTQNEEAASQIVPVGVIVPDKGESNMKIVIVPLDLVNQDSDSLKNTLTVINELRKHANEIDLFTNTIIEDYRKDQLNNQTSDINNNSNIVEEKAPVMEELEQIAKADDIHLWDTYTTKEVDVVASSAPEISAPELELQAAVASLATDLAASTQADVAPMTPSPFTPSLPNAPPTLPINPNTVPITTPQTQPGAMPLADPIETQISAQPQNEDVPPEAEIQQITIDVPQQLGEHLADMAIASMQLSFEMNMTNVRDAILYGDELIMKDGPKLDNEPMVFLETNVKVDPANEPQFTVPLHFNALIKGTVDIDADRLNPEQLTQENLPNYNDAVTSIAANICSTALQQGFASELTSKPTAQANHDPHKSHAQARMALKRHQAQKHMKMDHKRPKVEYNSPKAALPNTLPQESLAAAVPMPLSPSLKDGCKHPIIKKKKKCPKPCKLPDPCKEDKCNRPQKHRKSKSEDKVEITASSGKKGGKDPCAKGSGGKGKDAKSGKDGKGGKDGKKDPCAKFKKGKDGKSGKDGKKDPCAKGGKDAKSAKKGEKGKDGKDKKDPCAKFKKGKDGKDAKSKKGGKDGKDKKDPCAKFKKGKDGKDAKSKKGGKDGKDKKDPCAKFKKGKGGKDAKSKKGGKDGKDKKDPCAKFKKGKDGKDAKSKKGGKDGKDKKDPCAKFKKGKGGKDAKSKKGGKDGKDKKDPCAKFKKGKGGKDAKSKKGGKDGKGKKDPCKKKFSTCTSPLSQLNQSKSLWHPKRRLSTSRRTQSLKPARFTVYSTLVRRHYAGLQMSAWLPRTQFSRTYGKKDEGQKSKCAALQSKQPKRKHKKARTGLRTDCYGQHSDECPKKFVAKCSTVKFPKKKCENPKSKSKPPMAKMQKPKKKLPNVCKHANPRQERNKLLKSGLCSLNQMRMQSYSLLSIKRFVSQAATENCMPQEEEASSGSVEVVKIPVSYHIRKEHKERPNLKKYDVLIRTASIALTGSDIHVYENANRDIEGITLGHDATGFVEEIGSCVQNLHVGDRVVMEAALSCGICDYCKNGQYNICTDLVYNGFMASHQSHPADLCHRLPNSISMEEGTLTQTLAMGCQACFKANITPTSNVLIIGSTPTGVSTAMCAAAIGAKRVIVAGTMASALQTINRVFGFATIHFEPNALFGEVLETIYKNFDGWPNCAINCAVAPMTMNLAVMALQPCGVCVLSECECECASFNALDVLMKNIRIIPSFRSANMYPTALTLMKSGRAPMHKFIAKTFTWSELDEAFKSALHESNIGPRKIIVNSTEGINIGDLLKKKLNANVADNTKVACDK; from the exons ATGAGGATATTTGGTAAAATGACCCGCTTTCTTCAG ATTTCTCGATGTTTACGTTATCACGCCCCAATCTGCCGACCGCATCGCTTGCTCCATGGCAGTTGTAAGCAATGGAAAAAGATCTGCTCAAACTGCGCCAGCTGGCAGCCGCCATTACTGATGGAGATTCGCCCACATCTACCAATGCGCATCCATGTGCAACTCTTCACCACAAGGACTACGAACGTGTTCACCTTTAACAACGCATCTGACATGCTGCGCAAGCGAATCTGCTTCACTGGAACACAAAATGAAGAAGCAGCCTCCCAAATTGTACCGGTTGGCGTTATTGTGCCAGATAAAGGCGAAAGCAATATGAAAATCGTTATAGTGCCGCTGGACTTAGTGAATCAGGATAGCGACAGCTTAAAGAACACGCTGACTGTCATCAATGAGCTGCGTAAACATGCCAATGAGATAGACTTATTTACTAACACCATAATCGAAGACTATCGCAAGGATCAGTTGAATAACCAGACTTCCGACattaacaataacagcaatatAGTTGAAGAAAAGGCACCTGTTATGGAGGAACTAGAACAGATTGCTAAAGCGGATGACATTCATCTATGGGACACATACACTACCAAGGAAGTGGATGTCGTGGCCTCCTCTGCACCCGAGATAAGCGCACCCGAACTGGAATTACAGGCCGCAGTAGCATCGCTGGCCACCGATTTAGCTGCCTCTACCCAAGCAGATGTGGCGCCCATGACTCCCTCGCCATTCACACCAAGCTTGCCAAACGCACCGCCGACGCTTCCAATTAATCCGAACACAGTGCCCATCACAACGCCACAGACGCAACCCGGTGCCATGCCCTTGGCTGATCCAATTGAAACACAAATTTCAGCCCAACCGCAAAACGAGGACGTTCCACCAGAGGCTGAGATTCAGCAGATAACCATAGATGTTCCGCAACAGCTGGGCGAACATTTGGCTGATATGGCCATTGCGTCGATGCAGCTGTCATTCGAGATGAATATGACGAATGTGCGGGATGCAATCCTCTATGGCGATGAATTAATCATGAAGGACGGTCCAAAGTTGGACAACGAGCCGATGGTTTTCTTGGAAACCAATGTCAAGGTGGATCCTGCGAATGAACCACAATTTACAGTTCCCCTTCACTTTAATGCCTTGATTAAGGGTACCGTCGATATCGATGCCGATCGCCTCAATCCCGAACAATTGACACAAGAGAACCTACCTAATTACAACGACGCAGTTACCTCGATAGCTGCCAACATTTGCAGCACTGCCTTACAACAAGGCTTTGCCTCCGAGCTGACTTCAAAGCCCACTGCCCAAGCTAATCATGATCCTCACAAATCACACGCTCAGGCCCGCATGGCATTGAAGCGTCATCAGGCCCAGAAGCACATGAAAATGGATCACAAACGTCCGAAAGTCGAGTACAACAGTCCTAAAGCAGCTTTGCCCAACACTCTTCCCCAGGAAAGCTTAGCGGCAGCTGTACCAATGCCATTAAGTCCATCTCTAAAAGACGGATGCAAGCACCcgattattaaaaaaaagaagaagtgCCCCAAGCCATGCAAACTACCAGACCCCTGTAAAGAAGACAAGTGTAATCGTCCGCAAAAGCACCGAAAATCAAAGAGTGAAGATAAGGTTGAAATAACGGCTAGTTCTGGTAAGAAGGGTGGTAAGGATCCCTGTGCCAAGGGTAGCGGCGGTAAGGGAAAGGATGCCAAAAGCGGCAAGGATGGCAAGGGTGGTAAGGACGGCAAGAAGGATCCTTGCGCCAAGTTTAAAAAGGGAAAGGATGGGAAGAGTGGAAAAGATGGTAAAAAAGATCCCTGCGCCAAGGGCGGCAAGGACGCTAAAAGTGCCAAGAAAggagaaaaaggaaaagatgGCAAGGACAAAAAGGATCCTTGTGCCAAGTTTAAGAAAGGAAAAGATGGTAAGGACGCAAAGAGTAAAAAGGGAGGAAAAGACGGTAAGGACAAGAAGGATCCCTGCGCAAAGTTCAAGAAAGGAAAAGATGGTAAGGACGCAAAGAGTAAAAAGGGAGGAAAAGACGGTAAGGACAAGAAAGATCCCTGTGCCAAGTTCAAGAAAGGAAAGGGCGGTAAGGACGCAAAGAGTAAAAAGGGAGGAAAAGACGGGAAGGACAAGAAAGATCCCTGTGCCAAGTTCAAGAAAGGAAAAGATGGTAAGGACGCAAAGAGTAAAAAGGGAGGAAAGG ACGGGAAGGACAAGAAAGATCCCTGTGCCAAGTTCAAGAAAGGAAAGGGCGGTAAGGACGCAAAGAGTAAAAAGGGAGGAAAAGACGGGAAGGACAAGAAAGATCCCTGTGCCAAGTTCAAGAAAGGAAAGGGCGGTAAGGACGCAAAGAGTAAAAAGGGAGGTAAAGacggaaaaggaaaaaaggaTCCCTGCAAGAAAAAGTTTTCCACTTGCACAAGTCCTTTATCACAGTTGAATCAGTCGAAGTCCTTGTGGCATCCGAAACGCAGATTATCCACATCTCGCCGAACCCAAAGCTTAAAGCCTGCACGTTTCACTGTGTACTCGACTCTTGTGCGCCGTCATTATGCAGGCTTGCAGATGAGTGCGTGGTTGCCTCGTACTCAATTTAGTCGGACATATGGAAAAAAAGATGAGggtcaaaaatcaaaatgtgcTGCTCTTCAAAGCAAACAACCAAAACGTAAGCATAAAAAGGCACGGACTGGTCTTCGGACAGATTGTTATGGACAGCATTCAGATGAGTGTCCAAAAAAGTTTGTAGCGAAATGCTCTACCGTGAAATTCCCCAAAAAGAAATGTGAAAATCCAAAGAGTAAATCCAAACCTCCAATGGCCAAAATGCAGAAGCCCAAGAAGAAACTTCCTAACGTATGTAAGCATGCAAATCCTCGTCAAG AAAGAAATAAGCTCTTAAAATCGGGCTTATGTAGTTTAAACCAGATGCGTATGCAAAGTTATTCGTTACTTAGCATAAAACGGTTTGTCTCTCAAGCGGCCACAGAAAATTGCATGCcccaagaagaagaagcttcCTCCGGATCTGTTGAGGTCGTCAAAATTCCAGTGTCGTACCACATACGCAAAGAGCACAAAGAGCGTCCGAATCTCAAAAAATATG ATGTTCTAATCCGTACCGCCTCGATTGCTTTAACCGGCTCAGATATTCATGTCTATGAGAACGCGAACCGTGATATAGAAGGCATAACATTGGGACACGATGCCACTGGTTTTGTAGAAGAAATCGGTAGTTGTGTGCAAAATCTGCATGTAGGCGATCGTGTAGTCATGGAGGCGGCGCTGTCATGCGGTATTTGTGATTATTGCAAGAATGGTCAATACAACATTTGCACGGATTTGGTTTACAATGGCTTTATGGCCAGTCATCAATCGCATCCCGCCGATCTGTGCCACCGCTTACCAAACTCCATTAGCATGGAGGAGGGCACACTCACCCAAACGCTGGCCATGGGGTGTCAGGCGTGCTTCAAGGCAAACATAACACCCACCAGCAATGTACTGATCATTGGCTCAACTCCCACTGGGGTGTCGACAGCAATGTGTGCTGCCGCAATTGGTGCTAAGAGGGTGATAGTTGCTGGGACAATGGCCTCTGCGCTACAAACAATTAATCGGGTATTTGGCTTCGCTACGATACACTTCGAGCCGAACGCTTTGTTTGGCGAGGTTCTCGagacaatatacaaaaatttcgACGGTTGGCCGAACTGTGCCATTAACTGCGCCGTGGCTCCTATGACTATGAATCTGGCTGTAATGGCGTTGCAGCCATGCGGCGTGTGTGTGCTCTctgaatgtgagtgtgagtgtgccaGTTTCAATGCTCTTGATGTTCTCATGAAAAACATACGAATTATTCCAAGCTTTCGATCCGCCAACAT GTATCCAACGGCATTAACGCTTATGAAATCGGGACGCGCGCCGATGCACAAATTCATTGCCAAAACATTTACATGGAGCGAACTCGATGAGGCCTTCAAATCGGCACTGCACGAGTCCAATATTGGTCCCCGCAAAATTATCGTTAACAGCACGGAGGGAATTAACATTGGGgacttgttaaaaaaaaagttaaatgcGAATGTAGCTGATAATACTAAAGTGGCCTGTGataaataa
- the LOC117575186 gene encoding uncharacterized protein LOC117575186 isoform X4, producing MRIFGKMTRFLQISRCLRYHAPICRPHRLLHGSCKQWKKICSNCASWQPPLLMEIRPHLPMRIHVQLFTTRTTNVFTFNNASDMLRKRICFTGTQNEEAASQIVPVGVIVPDKGESNMKIVIVPLDLVNQDSDSLKNTLTVINELRKHANEIDLFTNTIIEDYRKDQLNNQTSDINNNSNIVEEKAPVMEELEQIAKADDIHLWDTYTTKEVDVVASSAPEISAPELELQAAVASLATDLAASTQADVAPMTPSPFTPSLPNAPPTLPINPNTVPITTPQTQPGAMPLADPIETQISAQPQNEDVPPEAEIQQITIDVPQQLGEHLADMAIASMQLSFEMNMTNVRDAILYGDELIMKDGPKLDNEPMVFLETNVKVDPANEPQFTVPLHFNALIKGTVDIDADRLNPEQLTQENLPNYNDAVTSIAANICSTALQQGFASELTSKPTAQANHDPHKSHAQARMALKRHQAQKHMKMDHKRPKVEYNSPKAALPNTLPQESLAAAVPMPLSPSLKDGCKHPIIKKKKKCPKPCKLPDPCKEDKCNRPQKHRKSKSEDKVEITASSGKKGGKDPCAKGSGGKGKDAKSGKDGKGGKDGKKDPCAKFKKGKDGKSGKDGKKDPCAKGGKDAKSAKKGEKGKDGKDKKDPCAKFKKGKDGKDAKSKKGGKDGKDKKDPCAKFKKGKDGKDAKSKKGGKDGKDKKDPCAKFKKGKGGKDAKSKKGGKDGKDKKDPCAKFKKGKDGKDAKSKKGGKDGKDKKDPCAKFKKGKGGKDAKSKKGGKDGKGKKDPCKKKFSTCTSPLSQLNQSKSLWHPKRRLSTSRRTQSLKPARFTVYSTLVRRHYAGLQMSAWLPRTQFSRTYGKKDEGQKSKCAALQSKQPKRKHKKARTGLRTDCYGQHSDECPKKFVAKCSTVKFPKKKCENPKSKSKPPMAKMQKPKKKLPNVCKHANPRQERNKLLKSGLCSLNQMRMQSYSLLSIKRFVSQAATENCMPQEEEASSGSVEVVKIPVSYHIRKEHKERPNLKKYDVLIRTASIALTGSDIHVYENANRDIEGITLGHDATGFVEEIGSCVQNLHVGDRVVMEAALSCGICDYCKNGQYNICTDLVYNGFMASHQSHPADLCHRLPNSISMEEGTLTQTLAMGCQACFKANITPTSNVLIIGSTPTGVSTAMCAAAIGAKRVIVAGTMASALQTINRVFGFATIHFEPNALFGEVLETIYKNFDGWPNCAINCAVAPMTMNLAVMALQPCGVCVLSECECECASFNALDVLMKNIRIIPSFRSANMYPTALTLMKSGRAPMHKFIAKTFTWSELDEAFKSALHESNIGPRKIIVNSTEGINIGDLLKKKLNANVADNTKVACDK from the exons ATGAGGATATTTGGTAAAATGACCCGCTTTCTTCAG ATTTCTCGATGTTTACGTTATCACGCCCCAATCTGCCGACCGCATCGCTTGCTCCATGGCAGTTGTAAGCAATGGAAAAAGATCTGCTCAAACTGCGCCAGCTGGCAGCCGCCATTACTGATGGAGATTCGCCCACATCTACCAATGCGCATCCATGTGCAACTCTTCACCACAAGGACTACGAACGTGTTCACCTTTAACAACGCATCTGACATGCTGCGCAAGCGAATCTGCTTCACTGGAACACAAAATGAAGAAGCAGCCTCCCAAATTGTACCGGTTGGCGTTATTGTGCCAGATAAAGGCGAAAGCAATATGAAAATCGTTATAGTGCCGCTGGACTTAGTGAATCAGGATAGCGACAGCTTAAAGAACACGCTGACTGTCATCAATGAGCTGCGTAAACATGCCAATGAGATAGACTTATTTACTAACACCATAATCGAAGACTATCGCAAGGATCAGTTGAATAACCAGACTTCCGACattaacaataacagcaatatAGTTGAAGAAAAGGCACCTGTTATGGAGGAACTAGAACAGATTGCTAAAGCGGATGACATTCATCTATGGGACACATACACTACCAAGGAAGTGGATGTCGTGGCCTCCTCTGCACCCGAGATAAGCGCACCCGAACTGGAATTACAGGCCGCAGTAGCATCGCTGGCCACCGATTTAGCTGCCTCTACCCAAGCAGATGTGGCGCCCATGACTCCCTCGCCATTCACACCAAGCTTGCCAAACGCACCGCCGACGCTTCCAATTAATCCGAACACAGTGCCCATCACAACGCCACAGACGCAACCCGGTGCCATGCCCTTGGCTGATCCAATTGAAACACAAATTTCAGCCCAACCGCAAAACGAGGACGTTCCACCAGAGGCTGAGATTCAGCAGATAACCATAGATGTTCCGCAACAGCTGGGCGAACATTTGGCTGATATGGCCATTGCGTCGATGCAGCTGTCATTCGAGATGAATATGACGAATGTGCGGGATGCAATCCTCTATGGCGATGAATTAATCATGAAGGACGGTCCAAAGTTGGACAACGAGCCGATGGTTTTCTTGGAAACCAATGTCAAGGTGGATCCTGCGAATGAACCACAATTTACAGTTCCCCTTCACTTTAATGCCTTGATTAAGGGTACCGTCGATATCGATGCCGATCGCCTCAATCCCGAACAATTGACACAAGAGAACCTACCTAATTACAACGACGCAGTTACCTCGATAGCTGCCAACATTTGCAGCACTGCCTTACAACAAGGCTTTGCCTCCGAGCTGACTTCAAAGCCCACTGCCCAAGCTAATCATGATCCTCACAAATCACACGCTCAGGCCCGCATGGCATTGAAGCGTCATCAGGCCCAGAAGCACATGAAAATGGATCACAAACGTCCGAAAGTCGAGTACAACAGTCCTAAAGCAGCTTTGCCCAACACTCTTCCCCAGGAAAGCTTAGCGGCAGCTGTACCAATGCCATTAAGTCCATCTCTAAAAGACGGATGCAAGCACCcgattattaaaaaaaagaagaagtgCCCCAAGCCATGCAAACTACCAGACCCCTGTAAAGAAGACAAGTGTAATCGTCCGCAAAAGCACCGAAAATCAAAGAGTGAAGATAAGGTTGAAATAACGGCTAGTTCTGGTAAGAAGGGTGGTAAGGATCCCTGTGCCAAGGGTAGCGGCGGTAAGGGAAAGGATGCCAAAAGCGGCAAGGATGGCAAGGGTGGTAAGGACGGCAAGAAGGATCCTTGCGCCAAGTTTAAAAAGGGAAAGGATGGGAAGAGTGGAAAAGATGGTAAAAAAGATCCCTGCGCCAAGGGCGGCAAGGACGCTAAAAGTGCCAAGAAAggagaaaaaggaaaagatgGCAAGGACAAAAAGGATCCTTGTGCCAAGTTTAAGAAAGGAAAAGATGGTAAGGACGCAAAGAGTAAAAAGGGAGGAAAAGACGGTAAGGACAAGAAGGATCCCTGCGCAAAGTTCAAGAAAGGAAAAGATGGTAAGGACGCAAAGAGTAAAAAGGGAGGAAAAGACGGTAAGGACAAGAAAGATCCCTGTGCCAAGTTCAAGAAAGGAAAGGGCGGTAAGGACGCAAAGAGTAAAAAGGGAGGAAAAGACGGGAAGGACAAGAAAGATCCCTGTGCCAAGTTCAAGAAAGGAAAAGATGGTAAGGACGCAAAGAGTAAAAAGGGAGGAAAGG ACGGGAAGGACAAGAAAGATCCCTGTGCCAAGTTCAAGAAAGGAAAGGGCGGTAAGGACGCAAAGAGTAAAAAGGGAGGTAAAGacggaaaaggaaaaaaggaTCCCTGCAAGAAAAAGTTTTCCACTTGCACAAGTCCTTTATCACAGTTGAATCAGTCGAAGTCCTTGTGGCATCCGAAACGCAGATTATCCACATCTCGCCGAACCCAAAGCTTAAAGCCTGCACGTTTCACTGTGTACTCGACTCTTGTGCGCCGTCATTATGCAGGCTTGCAGATGAGTGCGTGGTTGCCTCGTACTCAATTTAGTCGGACATATGGAAAAAAAGATGAGggtcaaaaatcaaaatgtgcTGCTCTTCAAAGCAAACAACCAAAACGTAAGCATAAAAAGGCACGGACTGGTCTTCGGACAGATTGTTATGGACAGCATTCAGATGAGTGTCCAAAAAAGTTTGTAGCGAAATGCTCTACCGTGAAATTCCCCAAAAAGAAATGTGAAAATCCAAAGAGTAAATCCAAACCTCCAATGGCCAAAATGCAGAAGCCCAAGAAGAAACTTCCTAACGTATGTAAGCATGCAAATCCTCGTCAAG AAAGAAATAAGCTCTTAAAATCGGGCTTATGTAGTTTAAACCAGATGCGTATGCAAAGTTATTCGTTACTTAGCATAAAACGGTTTGTCTCTCAAGCGGCCACAGAAAATTGCATGCcccaagaagaagaagcttcCTCCGGATCTGTTGAGGTCGTCAAAATTCCAGTGTCGTACCACATACGCAAAGAGCACAAAGAGCGTCCGAATCTCAAAAAATATG ATGTTCTAATCCGTACCGCCTCGATTGCTTTAACCGGCTCAGATATTCATGTCTATGAGAACGCGAACCGTGATATAGAAGGCATAACATTGGGACACGATGCCACTGGTTTTGTAGAAGAAATCGGTAGTTGTGTGCAAAATCTGCATGTAGGCGATCGTGTAGTCATGGAGGCGGCGCTGTCATGCGGTATTTGTGATTATTGCAAGAATGGTCAATACAACATTTGCACGGATTTGGTTTACAATGGCTTTATGGCCAGTCATCAATCGCATCCCGCCGATCTGTGCCACCGCTTACCAAACTCCATTAGCATGGAGGAGGGCACACTCACCCAAACGCTGGCCATGGGGTGTCAGGCGTGCTTCAAGGCAAACATAACACCCACCAGCAATGTACTGATCATTGGCTCAACTCCCACTGGGGTGTCGACAGCAATGTGTGCTGCCGCAATTGGTGCTAAGAGGGTGATAGTTGCTGGGACAATGGCCTCTGCGCTACAAACAATTAATCGGGTATTTGGCTTCGCTACGATACACTTCGAGCCGAACGCTTTGTTTGGCGAGGTTCTCGagacaatatacaaaaatttcgACGGTTGGCCGAACTGTGCCATTAACTGCGCCGTGGCTCCTATGACTATGAATCTGGCTGTAATGGCGTTGCAGCCATGCGGCGTGTGTGTGCTCTctgaatgtgagtgtgagtgtgccaGTTTCAATGCTCTTGATGTTCTCATGAAAAACATACGAATTATTCCAAGCTTTCGATCCGCCAACAT GTATCCAACGGCATTAACGCTTATGAAATCGGGACGCGCGCCGATGCACAAATTCATTGCCAAAACATTTACATGGAGCGAACTCGATGAGGCCTTCAAATCGGCACTGCACGAGTCCAATATTGGTCCCCGCAAAATTATCGTTAACAGCACGGAGGGAATTAACATTGGGgacttgttaaaaaaaaagttaaatgcGAATGTAGCTGATAATACTAAAGTGGCCTGTGataaataa